A genomic window from Candidatus Kouleothrix ribensis includes:
- a CDS encoding BrnT family toxin, which yields METHFEWDDQKATSNATKHGVSFEEASTVFRNPLAAIFDDEAHSTDELREIIIGHSAQGRVLIVIFTERTEQVIRIISARQANKREQHDYEENIHF from the coding sequence ATGGAGACACACTTCGAGTGGGATGACCAGAAGGCGACCAGCAATGCGACCAAGCATGGTGTCTCGTTCGAGGAAGCGTCCACCGTTTTTCGCAACCCCCTTGCAGCCATTTTTGATGACGAAGCGCATTCTACTGACGAGCTACGCGAGATAATCATCGGGCACTCTGCTCAAGGACGCGTATTGATCGTTATTTTTACAGAACGAACAGAACAAGTCATCCGAATCATCAGCGCGCGTCAAGCAAACAAGCGGGAGCAACATGACTATGAAGAAAACATCCACTTCTAG
- a CDS encoding DUF4145 domain-containing protein codes for MLNFKRLTTTNWLEADETSKLFGRVSPDGTFVAMTGEDWLEFILTPRLAAIVPSEVHDLFEVARGALAYGYFFYPLYTLATEQLFRVVDAAVTHKSHQCGLSRERTFNNRINALVRHGVIPQSDADKWHAIRQLRNRASHSTSQSIFTPGITMTFLEGIVADINALFSDP; via the coding sequence ATGCTCAATTTCAAGCGCCTTACAACGACAAATTGGCTGGAAGCAGACGAAACGTCGAAGCTGTTTGGGAGAGTTTCTCCCGATGGAACCTTTGTTGCCATGACTGGTGAGGATTGGCTGGAGTTTATCCTCACGCCGAGACTGGCCGCTATAGTGCCATCTGAGGTCCACGATTTGTTCGAGGTCGCGCGTGGCGCGTTGGCGTATGGCTACTTTTTCTATCCGCTCTACACGCTTGCTACCGAGCAATTATTCCGCGTTGTCGATGCAGCTGTCACCCATAAATCTCATCAATGTGGTTTATCGCGGGAGCGCACCTTTAACAACCGTATCAACGCGCTGGTTCGGCACGGCGTGATTCCGCAGAGTGATGCTGATAAGTGGCACGCCATCCGTCAACTGCGCAATAGAGCCTCGCATTCAACCAGTCAATCTATCTTTACACCTGGAATAACTATGACCTTTCTTGAAGGCATCGTGGCAGATATAAATGCCTTGTTTAGCGATCCATGA
- a CDS encoding thiol-disulfide oxidoreductase DCC family protein: MIIRESSPMSNAVILFDGVCTLCTWSVQFILRRDPVGYFQFAALQSPTGQRLLTSHGCSATSDDRVVLIENHTVYTASDAALRITRQLKGAWPVLSLLLIVPKGLRDGIYSWIATHRYRWFGRTERCMIAAPGIRDRFLDSESHEQPD, translated from the coding sequence ATGATTATACGGGAGTCATCACCAATGTCGAATGCAGTCATTCTCTTTGACGGTGTCTGTACATTATGCACGTGGTCAGTCCAATTCATTCTCCGCCGTGACCCAGTCGGCTACTTCCAGTTTGCCGCACTCCAATCACCAACTGGTCAAAGATTGCTGACATCACATGGCTGCTCGGCAACATCGGACGATCGCGTTGTCCTGATTGAGAACCATACGGTTTATACGGCCAGTGATGCAGCTCTCCGAATCACACGACAGCTCAAGGGTGCGTGGCCTGTATTGAGCCTGCTATTGATTGTGCCAAAAGGTCTTCGCGATGGGATCTACTCGTGGATTGCCACGCATCGATATCGGTGGTTTGGTCGAACCGAGCGCTGTATGATTGCCGCACCAGGAATTAGAGACCGGTTTCTCGATTCTGAGTCTCACGAGCAACCCGACTGA
- a CDS encoding tetratricopeptide repeat protein, with product MSNSLPGSNPTAEKGHLAFELGSAYAQKGDYSEAFRLYGEALNIYEQIDAHQERAGVLRELAALYENQGNYAEATRLYQEALAAFELLGDQRGRAIILYQLGRLLQNQGLYDETTRLYQEALAAFERLGDQQGRAIILYQLGRLLQNQGLYDEAARLYQEALAAFERLGDQQGKAIILYQLGRLLQNQGLYDEAARLYQEALALAERLGSQEDRAAILYSLGTLLQAQDNNMEALRLYQEALAIEERLDNINERASILHNLGTIYQQLGDYERALQLYRESLTLKQRLGNQYGVAQTLHQLGSVSQEQGSLQEAQRLYLEALTIKQKLGDQSGVASTLHQLGMLAQDSGEYEKARQLYKEAIRYRQQLGDREGEAVSLAQSASLEEGDNNLEVALDYIQRAETIFSQTGSSYAEQAQRQRKRIEERIGLNSSKL from the coding sequence ATGTCTAATTCACTCCCCGGCAGTAATCCAACTGCTGAAAAAGGCCACCTTGCTTTCGAACTTGGCAGCGCATATGCTCAAAAAGGTGATTATTCTGAAGCTTTCCGTCTTTACGGCGAAGCTTTGAATATATATGAACAAATAGACGCACACCAGGAGCGAGCAGGGGTTCTAAGAGAACTCGCGGCCTTGTATGAAAATCAAGGAAATTATGCGGAAGCAACTCGCCTGTATCAAGAGGCGCTTGCCGCGTTTGAGCTTCTTGGCGATCAGCGAGGGAGAGCGATCATCCTGTATCAACTTGGTAGATTGCTTCAAAACCAAGGTCTCTATGATGAGACAACTCGTCTGTATCAAGAGGCACTTGCCGCATTTGAGCGTCTTGGCGATCAGCAAGGAAGAGCCATCATCCTATATCAGCTTGGTAGATTGCTTCAAAATCAAGGTCTCTATGATGAGGCAGCTCGTCTGTATCAAGAGGCACTTGCCGCATTTGAGCGTCTTGGCGATCAGCAAGGAAAAGCCATCATCCTATATCAGCTTGGTAGATTGCTTCAAAATCAAGGTCTCTATGATGAGGCAGCTCGTCTGTATCAGGAAGCCCTAGCACTAGCAGAGCGCCTTGGATCACAAGAAGATCGCGCTGCTATTTTGTACAGTCTAGGTACACTACTCCAAGCACAAGACAACAATATGGAAGCACTACGACTGTATCAGGAGGCATTAGCAATCGAGGAAAGATTAGACAACATAAACGAACGTGCTTCTATACTTCACAATTTAGGGACTATATACCAGCAATTAGGAGATTATGAAAGAGCTTTACAGCTTTACAGGGAATCTCTTACACTTAAGCAACGATTAGGAAATCAATATGGTGTTGCTCAAACGCTCCACCAACTAGGATCTGTGTCCCAAGAACAAGGAAGCTTACAAGAAGCTCAGCGTTTATATCTTGAAGCACTTACCATCAAACAGAAACTAGGTGACCAATCAGGGGTAGCGAGCACTTTACATCAATTAGGCATGTTGGCACAGGATAGTGGTGAATATGAGAAAGCGCGTCAATTATATAAGGAGGCAATTAGGTATAGGCAACAACTTGGCGATCGGGAGGGTGAGGCAGTGAGTCTAGCTCAGTCTGCCTCTTTGGAAGAAGGTGATAACAATTTAGAGGTAGCACTGGATTATATACAAAGAGCCGAAACAATTTTCTCTCAAACAGGAAGCTCATACGCAGAGCAAGCCCAACGACAGCGGAAACGTATCGAAGAGAGAATCGGACTAAATAGCAGTAAATTATAA
- a CDS encoding pyridoxamine 5'-phosphate oxidase family protein, with the protein MPILTPEMKRLLDEQRLGFVATVCPDGTPNLSPKGTTIVWDDDHLVFADIHSPGTSTNLRYNPHVEVNVVDPFARKGYRFKGTAKVLTDGEQYNAVVDFYRQRGSRAVIQAIVLIEVGSAAPLVSPAYADGTSEADIRGQWERHYADLHRTWSASVDNASKA; encoded by the coding sequence ATGCCGATACTTACACCAGAAATGAAACGATTGCTCGACGAGCAACGCCTGGGATTTGTGGCCACCGTCTGTCCAGATGGAACACCCAATCTCTCCCCCAAGGGCACAACTATCGTTTGGGATGACGATCATCTCGTTTTTGCCGATATTCATTCGCCTGGCACAAGCACCAACCTGCGCTACAATCCCCACGTTGAAGTAAATGTGGTCGATCCATTTGCCCGTAAAGGCTATCGCTTTAAAGGAACCGCCAAAGTCCTCACAGATGGTGAGCAGTATAATGCGGTTGTGGATTTCTACCGGCAACGCGGCAGTCGTGCGGTCATTCAGGCGATTGTACTGATTGAGGTCGGATCGGCCGCACCACTGGTCTCACCCGCGTATGCCGATGGTACATCAGAGGCTGATATTCGCGGACAGTGGGAACGCCATTATGCCGACCTCCATCGTACTTGGTCGGCGAGTGTCGACAACGCTTCAAAAGCCTAA
- a CDS encoding macro domain-containing protein translates to MSMSSVQLILVDPNRALCQAFQSAFAQSPNVTVVNGIFEHLPAFDCMVSAANSFGLMDGGVDAAITRFFGAQLERRVQQHILDAYLGEQSVGTSFIIPTDHPRHPFLAHTPTMRVPMTIAHTDNVYRAMWAMLLAVRAHNRQTDQPITRIACPGLGTATGRVPFVEAARQMALAYHHFLEPPNAITWQLADRRQRDVRYGGDMGLHIPPEGKQ, encoded by the coding sequence ATGTCCATGTCTAGCGTTCAACTCATTCTTGTAGATCCGAACCGCGCGTTGTGCCAAGCATTTCAATCTGCATTTGCGCAATCGCCGAATGTTACGGTTGTCAATGGTATTTTCGAGCATCTTCCTGCATTTGATTGTATGGTCAGCGCGGCGAATTCATTCGGCCTGATGGATGGTGGCGTCGATGCTGCGATTACGCGCTTCTTTGGCGCGCAGCTTGAACGCAGAGTGCAACAACATATTTTGGATGCCTATCTCGGAGAACAATCGGTTGGTACCTCGTTCATCATCCCAACCGATCATCCGCGTCATCCCTTCCTCGCGCATACTCCGACGATGCGCGTACCAATGACAATTGCGCATACCGATAATGTCTATCGCGCGATGTGGGCCATGCTGTTGGCAGTTCGCGCGCACAATCGTCAAACCGATCAGCCAATTACGCGGATTGCCTGTCCAGGATTAGGCACCGCAACTGGGCGAGTTCCGTTCGTGGAAGCGGCACGCCAAATGGCGCTTGCGTATCATCATTTTCTGGAGCCACCGAACGCGATTACCTGGCAACTTGCCGATCGCCGCCAACGTGATGTGCGCTACGGCGGCGACATGGGTTTGCATATCCCACCAGAAGGCAAGCAATAG
- a CDS encoding nuclear transport factor 2 family protein encodes MLQHLAITISQERSNIVHEVEQSILHVLDAYKRAVFSKDVDAFIALYDHDVRVFDMWGEWSYTGVDAWRGIVQDWFGSLGREHVVVVFDEIQVVATHELAIASAFVTYRGVSAQNEPLRAMQNRITMVLTHTNGMWKIVHEHSSAPADFETANVILKR; translated from the coding sequence ATGCTGCAGCACCTTGCGATTACCATTTCACAGGAGAGGAGCAACATTGTGCACGAAGTAGAGCAGTCAATTTTGCACGTATTGGACGCCTACAAGCGCGCTGTTTTTTCCAAAGACGTTGACGCATTCATAGCGCTATACGACCACGATGTACGCGTGTTTGATATGTGGGGCGAATGGTCATATACCGGCGTGGACGCTTGGCGCGGAATCGTGCAGGATTGGTTTGGTTCACTTGGTCGTGAGCATGTCGTTGTGGTCTTCGATGAAATACAGGTCGTCGCAACACACGAGCTCGCGATCGCCTCGGCATTCGTGACCTACAGAGGCGTATCTGCTCAAAATGAGCCGTTACGTGCCATGCAGAACCGTATAACCATGGTGCTCACTCATACCAATGGAATGTGGAAGATTGTTCACGAGCATTCCTCCGCGCCGGCGGATTTCGAAACCGCAAACGTTATCCTCAAGCGGTAA
- a CDS encoding IS110 family transposase — protein MPTSNASLAIEPDPSATLIVLEATGTYWMRLAKSLSEAGFAVSVINPTQAHAFAKALLKRSKTDAIDAQTLAELGARLQPECWTPPPQVYTELAQRLVHRDGLVVARTQFRNQPHALVQQPIVIDSVRTRLEILITTLDEDIATVEQEIASALEQDAAWAAAAARLATIKGLGTRTIAWVLTTTINFTLTLTPEAAANYAGLAPQLRQSGSSVRGRPRVGHGGNARLRRAVYMASLRAIQHNPVIKGFYSRLRAAGKPRKVALGAAARKLLRIAWAVATKDQDFDPDYALRLGSVAVAA, from the coding sequence TTGCCGACCTCCAACGCCAGCCTAGCCATCGAGCCCGACCCAAGCGCCACGCTCATCGTCCTGGAGGCGACTGGCACCTACTGGATGCGCTTGGCGAAGAGCCTGAGTGAAGCTGGCTTCGCCGTCTCGGTCATCAATCCCACCCAAGCCCACGCTTTCGCGAAGGCGCTGCTCAAACGCTCCAAGACCGATGCGATTGATGCACAAACACTGGCCGAACTCGGTGCGCGGCTGCAACCTGAATGCTGGACGCCACCACCGCAAGTCTATACCGAGCTGGCGCAGCGCCTGGTGCATCGTGATGGACTGGTCGTGGCACGCACACAATTCCGCAACCAGCCGCATGCGCTCGTTCAGCAGCCGATTGTGATAGACAGCGTGAGGACGCGCCTGGAAATCTTGATCACAACTCTGGACGAGGACATCGCCACAGTCGAGCAGGAGATCGCCAGCGCGCTTGAGCAGGATGCGGCCTGGGCAGCCGCCGCGGCGCGCTTAGCCACAATCAAGGGATTGGGTACACGCACAATTGCGTGGGTGTTGACAACGACGATCAACTTCACGCTCACTCTGACGCCGGAGGCGGCTGCCAACTATGCGGGCTTGGCACCTCAACTGCGCCAGTCTGGCAGCAGCGTGCGTGGGCGACCGCGCGTGGGTCACGGAGGAAATGCGCGGTTGCGCCGAGCGGTGTATATGGCATCACTGCGCGCAATTCAGCACAACCCTGTGATCAAGGGGTTCTATAGCCGCCTGCGGGCAGCGGGCAAGCCACGCAAGGTGGCCTTGGGTGCGGCCGCCCGCAAGCTGTTGCGGATCGCCTGGGCAGTGGCGACCAAAGACCAAGATTTCGACCCAGACTATGCTTTGCGTTTGGGCTCGGTGGCGGTGGCTGCGTGA
- a CDS encoding zinc ribbon domain-containing protein, with amino-acid sequence MSATTTLFRAEALTFQEKQALTRGSEFKQGAIIVAISVTVFLIAALSLSLFTGGIFRIIDRIALYISPIGILGGLIIVIRSQIRRTKVITCPQCSTQHTIFADVRQYICPTCLTSLFLDAGGTQEPQSSTCPYCEMTSYVCPNHGQFLCPNCGIIRNSDSNTLPRDTTTCTQCGAVVPRTAIYCTSCQHILISDFSQPRMGLEYSMDWKAGKNAVGHMQFSKALLAGVVKKIDAAKHLGDVPAALAQLREIFISLEEALQDPNLRSTIEAMMPEIDTIYLSILDKELVFIETIGLKREVRPDEVATIRFEPHMVARRRIELLIGPAIESLPVVGVWNEKLVEFVISGQDRVRIGNYSKLKAEIERFKMYYQPSAQQSDMLSNAETLSNLPRVIPGSQKSSWICSVCGGYLRSDATFCKHCRAQFASNSSG; translated from the coding sequence ATGAGTGCTACAACAACTCTTTTCCGGGCAGAAGCGCTTACATTTCAGGAGAAACAGGCGCTTACGAGAGGAAGTGAGTTTAAGCAAGGTGCGATTATCGTTGCAATATCTGTTACTGTATTCTTAATAGCGGCCCTAAGCCTTTCCTTATTTACCGGTGGCATATTTCGAATTATTGATCGTATTGCGCTGTATATTAGTCCGATTGGTATCCTTGGTGGATTAATTATTGTAATCCGCAGCCAGATCAGGCGAACAAAAGTGATCACTTGCCCACAATGTTCTACTCAGCACACCATCTTCGCGGATGTAAGACAGTATATATGTCCAACCTGTCTGACGTCATTATTCCTCGATGCAGGTGGGACGCAGGAACCCCAATCTTCCACTTGCCCGTACTGTGAGATGACTAGCTATGTGTGCCCCAATCATGGCCAATTTTTGTGTCCAAACTGTGGGATTATTCGAAATTCTGATTCAAATACTCTTCCAAGGGACACAACCACCTGCACCCAGTGCGGTGCTGTTGTGCCGAGAACAGCAATCTATTGCACATCCTGCCAGCATATACTGATCAGTGATTTTTCTCAGCCTCGAATGGGTCTCGAATATAGCATGGATTGGAAGGCTGGGAAAAATGCGGTTGGTCACATGCAGTTCTCCAAAGCCTTGCTTGCGGGAGTCGTGAAGAAGATCGATGCGGCAAAGCATCTTGGAGATGTTCCAGCGGCATTAGCGCAATTGCGAGAGATCTTCATATCGCTGGAAGAAGCGTTACAGGATCCGAATCTTCGGTCTACGATAGAGGCAATGATGCCTGAAATCGACACTATATATTTATCTATCCTTGATAAGGAACTCGTCTTTATTGAGACCATTGGTCTGAAACGGGAAGTCCGGCCAGATGAAGTAGCGACGATTCGCTTCGAGCCACATATGGTCGCTAGAAGAAGAATCGAGCTGCTTATTGGCCCAGCGATCGAGTCGTTACCAGTAGTAGGAGTATGGAATGAGAAGCTGGTGGAGTTCGTCATCAGTGGACAGGATCGAGTACGAATAGGAAACTATTCGAAACTAAAAGCTGAAATCGAACGATTCAAAATGTACTATCAGCCCTCAGCCCAACAATCTGATATGCTATCCAATGCAGAGACTCTATCAAATCTGCCACGTGTCATACCTGGATCGCAAAAATCTTCATGGATCTGCTCGGTCTGTGGTGGTTACTTACGGTCTGACGCGACATTCTGTAAACACTGCCGAGCACAATTCGCGAGTAATAGCAGTGGGTAA
- a CDS encoding cupin domain-containing protein, whose amino-acid sequence MSRFHHEVLPHYSTLLMGQTPPDSVGFASERLQIWYNQTSEGWHDPLPHAHTESDECFIVLRGRLVVEVDGQRISIGPRAFCCFPRGVFHAIIETYPPIESLMIRAPSINDKIYLATEKRTNA is encoded by the coding sequence ATGTCGCGCTTTCACCATGAGGTACTTCCACACTATTCAACGCTCCTGATGGGGCAGACACCACCGGATAGCGTCGGCTTCGCGTCCGAGCGCCTTCAAATTTGGTATAACCAGACAAGCGAGGGATGGCACGACCCGCTACCGCACGCCCATACCGAAAGCGATGAATGTTTTATCGTCCTGCGTGGTCGGTTGGTGGTCGAGGTCGACGGACAACGGATTAGCATTGGCCCACGCGCGTTCTGTTGCTTTCCACGCGGTGTGTTTCACGCGATTATAGAGACATATCCTCCGATTGAGAGCCTGATGATTCGTGCGCCCTCGATCAACGACAAGATTTACCTGGCCACCGAGAAGCGCACAAACGCTTGA
- a CDS encoding LLM class flavin-dependent oxidoreductase has protein sequence MKYGIYVPNFGKAINAKTLADLAYHAEKAGWDGFFIWDHILHSKSQPFPLVDPWIALAAIATKTKTLRIGTTVTAVARRRPWKLARETVTLDHLSDGRLILGVGLGYPPDADFSHFGEEPNAIIRAEKLDEGLDILVGLWSGKPFSYQGKHYKIEKTTFLPQSLQTPRIPIWVGGFWPNKKPFLRASRWDGAFPLKSGSALQPKDVQELCKFINSQRNATMPFDIVIMGYTSQSNPAQTVKTIDKFSTAGATWWLESLFRMKNSYEDMLTRIQQGVPVSRKAG, from the coding sequence ATGAAATATGGAATCTACGTCCCCAATTTTGGAAAAGCGATAAACGCAAAAACGCTTGCGGATTTAGCCTATCACGCAGAAAAAGCGGGCTGGGATGGTTTTTTCATTTGGGATCATATCTTGCATAGCAAGAGTCAACCATTTCCGTTAGTCGACCCGTGGATAGCCCTTGCTGCAATCGCGACAAAAACTAAAACATTACGAATTGGGACAACCGTAACCGCTGTTGCTCGAAGGCGTCCGTGGAAACTAGCCCGCGAAACAGTCACGCTCGACCATTTATCCGACGGACGATTAATACTTGGGGTAGGGTTAGGGTATCCGCCTGACGCAGATTTTTCGCACTTTGGCGAAGAGCCAAACGCAATTATTCGAGCAGAAAAACTTGATGAAGGTTTGGATATACTGGTAGGTCTTTGGAGCGGAAAACCCTTCAGTTATCAAGGCAAACATTACAAAATTGAAAAAACCACGTTTCTACCCCAATCATTACAGACACCTCGTATACCTATTTGGGTAGGCGGTTTTTGGCCCAATAAAAAGCCATTTCTTCGTGCTTCACGTTGGGATGGAGCTTTTCCCCTTAAGAGTGGGAGCGCCTTACAACCCAAAGACGTTCAGGAACTGTGCAAGTTTATAAACAGTCAGCGCAATGCTACTATGCCCTTTGATATTGTGATAATGGGTTACACAAGTCAATCTAATCCAGCCCAAACGGTTAAGACCATTGATAAGTTTTCGACAGCAGGTGCTACCTGGTGGCTTGAAAGTTTATTTCGCATGAAAAATTCCTATGAAGACATGCTCACAAGAATCCAGCAAGGAGTTCCTGTTTCAAGAAAAGCGGGCTAA
- a CDS encoding IS630 family transposase — MAPIPEDITAFLAEPHDSREYRRALAVKLALLGYLYAAISEMLDVTPGFISQAKKAYAQYGVDGFTLKYQGMQPYLSPEERQSVLDWLQDQQEWSVALLQTHIETTYGIVFQSQQSYYQLLDEAKITYKKAQHTNPRHDAALVAAKKEILDFLTAHAAAIADGSLVVVFVDQCHVLWNDACGYVWGPRGERISIPMTNFRERQTYYGAIELCTADICAIPTDTANGDWTMIFVEYVREQFPGKRIVLIWDGASYHRGTEMQEYLEGVNYKLPKDEWSVHCILFAPNAPEQNPMEDVWLKAKQYVRKHWRECINFQAVLNLFEEALNTLSFKFEKLRMYMPSLQLI; from the coding sequence ATGGCTCCTATTCCTGAAGATATCACCGCCTTTCTGGCTGAACCCCATGATTCACGCGAGTATCGACGCGCACTCGCAGTAAAACTCGCGCTGCTCGGGTATTTGTATGCAGCGATTAGTGAGATGTTGGATGTCACCCCTGGGTTTATTAGCCAGGCAAAGAAAGCCTATGCGCAGTATGGAGTAGATGGATTTACCTTGAAGTATCAAGGGATGCAACCCTATCTGTCGCCTGAAGAACGACAATCCGTGCTTGATTGGTTGCAAGATCAACAAGAATGGTCTGTCGCACTCCTCCAAACGCACATCGAAACAACCTATGGCATCGTGTTTCAATCGCAGCAAAGCTATTACCAACTGCTCGATGAGGCAAAAATAACGTATAAAAAAGCCCAGCACACGAATCCTCGGCATGATGCTGCGCTGGTTGCCGCAAAAAAAGAAATCCTTGACTTTTTGACTGCACACGCGGCGGCCATTGCGGATGGGAGCCTGGTGGTGGTGTTTGTGGATCAGTGTCATGTCCTCTGGAACGATGCGTGTGGCTATGTTTGGGGGCCACGGGGCGAACGAATCAGCATTCCAATGACGAATTTTCGCGAGCGACAAACCTACTACGGGGCCATTGAATTGTGTACAGCAGACATATGCGCAATTCCAACGGATACGGCAAATGGTGATTGGACGATGATTTTTGTCGAGTATGTGCGGGAACAATTCCCAGGGAAACGGATCGTCCTCATTTGGGATGGTGCATCCTATCATCGCGGTACAGAAATGCAAGAATACCTCGAAGGTGTCAATTACAAGCTGCCAAAAGACGAATGGAGCGTCCACTGCATCCTTTTCGCACCGAATGCGCCAGAGCAAAACCCAATGGAAGATGTTTGGTTAAAAGCCAAGCAATATGTACGAAAACACTGGCGGGAATGCATCAATTTTCAGGCAGTTCTCAACTTATTTGAGGAAGCATTGAATACGCTCTCGTTCAAATTCGAAAAGCTCCGTATGTATATGCCAAGTTTACAACTCATTTAG
- a CDS encoding IS110 family transposase produces the protein MTATPTPPTYQLFAGVDIAAASFAASWSRGSASRERAHSFAQSPDGFAAFHAALAATGVDPAATLIVLEATGSYWISLAVYLHQAGYAVSIVNPAHAHAFAHSLPRRAKTDSLDAQLLTQFAAERQPPRWTPPEQVYHELRQRLLVRDGLLTMRQQARNQRHALGQWPVHIAGALDQLDAVIADLDTRIATLERELASVLNDGAWAESAALLGTITGIGLVTTAWLLVATLNFAACASAEGAAAYAGLVPLAHESGTSVRGRAQIGHAGHARLRTALYLATLTAARFNPVIRAQYERLRAAGKPPKVARCAAARKLLHLAFAVVTKKRAFDPAYRTADRCGVEQAA, from the coding sequence ATGACTGCGACACCGACACCACCGACGTACCAACTGTTCGCCGGCGTGGACATTGCGGCGGCTTCGTTCGCCGCCAGCTGGAGCCGAGGCAGTGCCTCGCGCGAACGCGCCCACTCCTTTGCGCAATCGCCCGACGGCTTTGCGGCCTTTCACGCCGCCCTCGCCGCTACGGGCGTTGACCCAGCAGCGACCCTCATCGTGCTGGAAGCGACGGGGAGCTACTGGATCAGCTTGGCTGTGTACCTGCACCAGGCGGGCTATGCCGTGAGCATCGTCAATCCGGCCCACGCACACGCCTTCGCCCATAGTCTCCCTCGCCGGGCCAAAACGGACTCCCTCGATGCCCAACTGCTCACCCAGTTCGCCGCCGAGCGCCAGCCGCCCCGCTGGACGCCGCCCGAGCAGGTCTATCACGAGCTCCGCCAGCGCCTGCTGGTGCGCGATGGGCTGCTGACCATGCGCCAGCAGGCGCGTAATCAGCGCCACGCCCTGGGCCAGTGGCCAGTGCATATCGCCGGCGCGCTCGACCAACTCGACGCGGTGATTGCGGACCTTGACACGCGCATCGCGACCCTGGAGCGCGAACTGGCCAGCGTGTTGAACGATGGCGCCTGGGCCGAGAGTGCGGCCTTGCTCGGGACCATCACCGGCATTGGGCTGGTGACCACGGCCTGGCTGCTGGTGGCCACGTTGAACTTTGCGGCGTGCGCCTCGGCCGAGGGTGCGGCGGCCTACGCCGGCCTGGTGCCGCTGGCCCACGAGTCGGGCACGAGTGTCCGCGGGCGGGCACAAATCGGCCACGCTGGGCACGCTCGCTTGCGCACCGCGCTCTACCTGGCGACCTTGACAGCGGCGCGCTTCAATCCGGTGATCCGTGCGCAGTACGAGCGCTTGCGGGCGGCGGGCAAGCCGCCGAAAGTGGCGCGCTGTGCGGCCGCGCGCAAGTTGCTGCACCTGGCCTTTGCGGTGGTCACCAAGAAGCGTGCGTTTGACCCAGCCTACCGCACGGCAGACAGGTGCGGTGTCGAGCAGGCAGCATAA
- a CDS encoding phosphoglycerate mutase family protein yields the protein MKTLEIRRHSFRKTGGGSQLSQQGVTYARHLGATLGPFAQVVTSVVPRARETAIAMGFAVDYELVTLTADEAALVELERSRWWTATHPFPALARLITTNGATARYAHALAAGWRDLLTAIPDGAAALLIGHAGDLELGLVACVPYADHGTWGAVFGICEGARLEFGGEPEHFTTVELLRAG from the coding sequence ATGAAGACGCTCGAAATTCGCCGCCATAGCTTCCGGAAAACCGGTGGCGGATCACAACTTTCGCAGCAGGGCGTGACGTACGCGCGGCACCTGGGTGCCACGCTTGGGCCATTCGCGCAGGTGGTCACGAGTGTCGTGCCGCGGGCACGCGAAACCGCCATTGCTATGGGGTTTGCCGTCGACTATGAATTGGTCACGCTCACAGCCGACGAAGCGGCATTGGTTGAACTCGAACGGAGTCGCTGGTGGACAGCCACCCACCCGTTTCCCGCACTGGCGCGCCTCATCACAACCAACGGAGCAACCGCGCGCTATGCGCATGCCCTCGCGGCCGGCTGGCGCGACCTGCTCACGGCCATTCCCGACGGTGCGGCGGCACTGCTGATTGGGCACGCTGGCGACCTCGAATTGGGGTTGGTCGCATGCGTGCCGTATGCGGATCATGGCACGTGGGGGGCAGTCTTTGGGATCTGCGAAGGCGCTCGCCTCGAATTTGGCGGCGAACCTGAACATTTCACCACGGTGGAATTGCTCCGCGCTGGATAA